A genomic window from Diospyros lotus cultivar Yz01 chromosome 2, ASM1463336v1, whole genome shotgun sequence includes:
- the LOC127795537 gene encoding beta-galactosidase-like isoform X1 — translation MLRTSILLCVAPLLWVCSSVEASVSYDDKSLIINGQRRILISGSIHYPRSTPQMWPDLIQKAKDGGLDVIQTYVFWNGHEPSPGEYNFEGRYDLVRFIKLVQQAGLYVHLRIGPFVCAEWNFGGFPVWLKYVHGISFRTDNEPFKAAMQKFTKKIVNMMKSEKLFEPQGGPIIMCQIENEYESVERQIGPPGKAYVKWAAEMAVGLGTGVPWIMCKQEDAPDSIIDTCNGYYCESFKPHNSHKPKMWTEAWTGWYTAFGGPVHYRPAEDLAFSIARFIQDKGSFVNYYMYHGGTNFGRTSSGLFITTSYDYDAPIDEYGLPRDPKWGHLRDLHKAIKLSEPALVSAYPMATSPGNNLEVRVFKSKTACAAFLANYDTKSSATISLQNVQYDLPPWSISILPDCKNAAFNTARINSQSSHTKIAPINGGVFSNWQSYKEETVSVDDSDTLEMDGLWEQINLTRDATDYLWYLTDVNIQPDEGFLKNGENPVLTVMSSGHALHVFINGQLSGTAYGALENPKLTYSGNVKLRSGINKISLLSITVGLPNVGLHFETWNTGVLGPVSLGNLNEGTRDLTKQRWSYKVGLRGEALNLHSLGGSSSVEWVEGSSLAKKQPTTWYKTTFSAPEGNDPLALDMNSMGKGQIWINGESIGRYWPGYIAQGNCRSCNYAGTYTERKCQTNCGEASQRWYHVPLSWLKPSGNLLVVFEEWGGDPSGISLGRRRTKFVCADIYEGQPTLTNWHMLASGKVNKLQQKAHLWCAPGQKISKIKFASYGLPGGTCGSFREGSCHARKSYDALERNCIGKELCSVSVAAEVFGGDPCPGSIKKLSVEAVCS, via the exons ATGTTGAGAACCAGCATTTTGCTGTGTGTAGCCCCATTGTTGTGGGTTTGTTCTTCAGTTGAAGCTTCTGTTTCCTATGATGACAAGTCTCTCATCATCAATGGCCAGAGAAGGATTCTCATTTCTGGTTCCATTCACTACCCAAGGAGCACTCCTCAG ATGTGGCCTGATCTTATACAGAAGGCAAAAGATGGAGGATTGGATGTTATACAGACTTATGTCTTTTGGAATGGGCATGAGCCTTCTCCTGGAGAG TATAATTTTGAGGGGAGATATGATCTGGTTCGGTTCATCAAACTGGTGCAACAAGCAGGCCTTTATGTTCATCTCCGGATTGGCCCCTTTGTTTGTGCTGAATGGAACTTTGG GGGATTTCCTGTTTGGCTTAAATATGTTCATGGCATTTCTTTTAGAACAGATAATGAGCCATTTAAG GCGGCAATGCAAAAATTCACAAAGAAGATTGTCAACATGATGAAGTCAGAGAAATTGTTTGAACCTCAGGGAGGTCCAATTATTATGTGCCAG ATAGAAAATGAATACGAATCTGTAGAAAGGCAGATTGGTCCCCCTGGTAAGGCTTATGTGAAATGGGCAGCAGAAATGGCAGTTGGTCTTGGCACTGGCGTGCCATGGATTATGTGCAAACAAGAGGATGCTCCTGATTCTATT ATTGACACTTGCAATGGGTACTATTGTGAAAGCTTCAAACCACATAATAGCCACAAACCCAAAATGTGGACTGAGGCTTGGACTGGATG GTATACGGCATTTGGAGGTCCAGTCCATTATAGACCTGCAGAAGACTTGGCATTTTCAATCGCAAGATTTATACAAGATAAAGGCTCATTTGTTAATTATTACATG TACCATGGAGGAACAAATTTTGGCCGGACTTCTTCGGGTCTCTTCATCACCACCAGCTATGATTATGATGCTCCAATTGACGAATATG GATTACCAAGGGACCCAAAATGGGGACATTTAAGAGATCTGCATAAAGCCATCAAGCTATCTGAACCAGCTTTAGTTTCTGCCTATCCTATGGCGACTTCACCCGGAAATAACCTCGAG GTTCGTGTATTTAAATCAAAGACTGCCTGTGCTGCATTCCTTGCAAACTATGACACAAAATCATCGGCAACAATATCGCTCCAGAATGTGCAATACGATCTGCCTCCTTGGTCCATCAGCATTCTCCCTGACTGCAAGAACGCAGCTTTCAACACTGCAAGG ATTAACTCACAGAGTTCGCATACCAAAATTGCACCTATAAATGGTGGAGTATTCTCTAATTGGCAGTCATACAAGGAAGAAACTGTCTCTGTGGATGATTCAGACACACTTGAAATGGATGGGCTGTGGGAGCAGATAAATTTGACCCGAGATGCCACAGATTATCTGTGGTACCTAACTGA TGTGAATATACAACCTGATGaaggatttttaaaaaatggggAGAATCCTGTTCTTACTGTTATGTCTTCAGGCCATGCTTTGCATGTTTTCATCAATGGACAACTATCAG GAACTGCATATGGGGCACTAGAGAACCCGAAGCTGACATATAGCGGCAATGTGAAGCTGAGATCCGGGATTAACAAGATTTCTTTACTAAGCATCACTGTTGGTCTTCCT AATGTTGGCCTGCATTTTGAGACATGGAATACTGGGGTTCTGGGCCCAGTCTCATTGGGCAATCTGAATGAAGGAACAAGAGACTTGACAAAGCAAAGGTGGTCTTACAAG GTTGGTCTGAGAGGTGAAGCATTGAATCTCCACTCTCTTGGTGGAAGTTCCTCTGTTGAGTGGGTAGAAGGATCCTCGTTGGCTAAAAAGCAACCAACGACATGGTACAAG ACTACATTCAGTGCACCAGAAGGAAACGACCCATTGGCATTGGATATGAATAGCATGGGAAAAGGGCAAATATGGATAAATGGCGAAAGCATTGGACGTTACTGGCCTGGTTATATAGCTCAAGGCAATTGCAGAAGCTGTAACTATGCTGGGACTTACACTGAAAGGAAATGCCAAACTAACTGTGGAGAAGCCTCTCAGAGATG GTACCATGTTCCACTCTCGTGGTTGAAACCGAGTGGGAATCTTCTGGTTGTGTTTGAAGAATGGGGTGGTGACCCTTCTGGGATTTCTTTGGGGAGGAGGAGAACTAAATTTGTCTGTGCCGATATTTATGAAGGGCAACCGACGCTCACAAATTGGCATATGCTAGCCTCTGGAAAAGTCAATAAGCTGCAGCAAAAAGCCCATTTGTGGTGTGCACCAGGACAGAAAATCTCTAAAATTAAGTTTGCTAGCTATGGATTGCCTGGAGGAACTTGTGGAAGCTTTCGGGAGGGAAGCTGCCACGCTCGGAAGTCATATGATGCACTTGAGAGG AATTGCATCGGGAAGGAATTGTGTTCAGTTAGTGTAGCTGCAGAAGTTTTTGGCGGAGACCCATGTCCGGGTAGCATCAAGAAGCTATCGGTTGAAGCTGTCTGCAGCTGA
- the LOC127795540 gene encoding putative GATA transcription factor 22: MTPAFLNPSTSPSPKEEEDQQQHQFYNSISKAQSSSSSSSLSSQVFACSNVQDHGGTHHREVHQLKYQQDQASYFAWQSGSSSQPICESESDHHGLKFFLWKKELGGDQNENQSEKINGSAKWMPSKMRMMRKMMNSARASAEAEMKLEDQKPQPSSSPLGSTDNSSNSSSSNSNNPIIRVCADCNTTKTPLWRSGPRGPKSLCNACGIRQRKARRAMAAAAAAANGGTVLEAETASVKSKTQQKEKRSNNGGHVAQYKKRSKLAAATQGRRKLCFEDFLISMSKNLAFHHVFPQDEKEAAILLMALSCGLVHG, encoded by the exons aTGACTCCAGCTTTCCTAAATCCGTCAACTTCTCCTTCGCCtaaagaagaggaagatcagCAGCAGCATCAATTCTATAACAGCATCTCCAAGGCgcaatcttcttcttcgtcttcctcTCTCTCCAGCCAGGTTTTCGCCTGCTCGAATGTTCAAGATCATGGAGGAACCCATCACAGGGAAGTACACCAGCTAAAATATCAACAAGATCAG GCGAGTTATTTTGCTTGGCAAAGTGGATCAAGCAGCCAACCGATATGCGAAAGCGAGAGTGATCATCATGGGTTGAAGTTTTTCTTGTGGAAGAAAGAATTAGGAGGAGATCAAAACGAAAACCAGAGTGAGAAGATCAATGGTTCAGCAAAATGGATGCCCTCAAAGATGAGGATGATGCGGAAGATGATGAACTCGGCTCGAGCCAGTGCAGAAGCTGAAATGAAGCTTGAAGATCAAAAACCACAACCTTCTTCATCTCCTCTTGGAAGCACTGATAATAGCAGCAACAGCTCCTCCAGCAACAGCAACAACCCCATTATTAGGGTTTGTGCAGATTGCAACACTACCAAGACCCCTCTTTGGAGAAGTGGACCTAGAGGCCCTAAG TCACTCTGCAACGCCTGTGGAATACGGCAAAGGAAGGCGAGGAGGGCCATGGCCGCGGCGGCGGCAGCTGCAAATGGGGGCACAGTTCTTGAAGCTGAGACTGCGTCAGTGAAGAGTAAGACGCAGCAGAAAGAGAAGAGGTCCAACAATGGCGGCCATGTTGCACAGTACAAGAAACGATCTAAACTTGCCGCTGCAacgcagggaagaagaaagctTTGCTTTGAGGACTTCTTGATCAGTATGAGCAAGAATTTGGCCTTCCACCATGTTTTCCCTCAAGACGAGAAGGAAGCTGCCATCCTGCTAATGGCTCTATCTTGTGGCCTTGTTCATGGTTGA
- the LOC127795537 gene encoding beta-galactosidase-like isoform X2, with translation MLRTSILLCVAPLLWVCSSVEASVSYDDKSLIINGQRRILISGSIHYPRSTPQMWPDLIQKAKDGGLDVIQTYVFWNGHEPSPGEYNFEGRYDLVRFIKLVQQAGLYVHLRIGPFVCAEWNFGGFPVWLKYVHGISFRTDNEPFKAAMQKFTKKIVNMMKSEKLFEPQGGPIIMCQIENEYESVERQIGPPGKAYVKWAAEMAVGLGTGVPWIMCKQEDAPDSIIDTCNGYYCESFKPHNSHKPKMWTEAWTGWYTAFGGPVHYRPAEDLAFSIARFIQDKGSFVNYYMYHGGTNFGRTSSGLFITTSYDYDAPIDEYGLPRDPKWGHLRDLHKAIKLSEPALVSAYPMATSPGNNLEVRVFKSKTACAAFLANYDTKSSATISLQNVQYDLPPWSISILPDCKNAAFNTARINSQSSHTKIAPINGGVFSNWQSYKEETVSVDDSDTLEMDGLWEQINLTRDATDYLWYLTDVNIQPDEGFLKNGENPVLTVMSSGHALHVFINGQLSGTAYGALENPKLTYSGNVKLRSGINKISLLSITNVGLHFETWNTGVLGPVSLGNLNEGTRDLTKQRWSYKVGLRGEALNLHSLGGSSSVEWVEGSSLAKKQPTTWYKTTFSAPEGNDPLALDMNSMGKGQIWINGESIGRYWPGYIAQGNCRSCNYAGTYTERKCQTNCGEASQRWYHVPLSWLKPSGNLLVVFEEWGGDPSGISLGRRRTKFVCADIYEGQPTLTNWHMLASGKVNKLQQKAHLWCAPGQKISKIKFASYGLPGGTCGSFREGSCHARKSYDALERNCIGKELCSVSVAAEVFGGDPCPGSIKKLSVEAVCS, from the exons ATGTTGAGAACCAGCATTTTGCTGTGTGTAGCCCCATTGTTGTGGGTTTGTTCTTCAGTTGAAGCTTCTGTTTCCTATGATGACAAGTCTCTCATCATCAATGGCCAGAGAAGGATTCTCATTTCTGGTTCCATTCACTACCCAAGGAGCACTCCTCAG ATGTGGCCTGATCTTATACAGAAGGCAAAAGATGGAGGATTGGATGTTATACAGACTTATGTCTTTTGGAATGGGCATGAGCCTTCTCCTGGAGAG TATAATTTTGAGGGGAGATATGATCTGGTTCGGTTCATCAAACTGGTGCAACAAGCAGGCCTTTATGTTCATCTCCGGATTGGCCCCTTTGTTTGTGCTGAATGGAACTTTGG GGGATTTCCTGTTTGGCTTAAATATGTTCATGGCATTTCTTTTAGAACAGATAATGAGCCATTTAAG GCGGCAATGCAAAAATTCACAAAGAAGATTGTCAACATGATGAAGTCAGAGAAATTGTTTGAACCTCAGGGAGGTCCAATTATTATGTGCCAG ATAGAAAATGAATACGAATCTGTAGAAAGGCAGATTGGTCCCCCTGGTAAGGCTTATGTGAAATGGGCAGCAGAAATGGCAGTTGGTCTTGGCACTGGCGTGCCATGGATTATGTGCAAACAAGAGGATGCTCCTGATTCTATT ATTGACACTTGCAATGGGTACTATTGTGAAAGCTTCAAACCACATAATAGCCACAAACCCAAAATGTGGACTGAGGCTTGGACTGGATG GTATACGGCATTTGGAGGTCCAGTCCATTATAGACCTGCAGAAGACTTGGCATTTTCAATCGCAAGATTTATACAAGATAAAGGCTCATTTGTTAATTATTACATG TACCATGGAGGAACAAATTTTGGCCGGACTTCTTCGGGTCTCTTCATCACCACCAGCTATGATTATGATGCTCCAATTGACGAATATG GATTACCAAGGGACCCAAAATGGGGACATTTAAGAGATCTGCATAAAGCCATCAAGCTATCTGAACCAGCTTTAGTTTCTGCCTATCCTATGGCGACTTCACCCGGAAATAACCTCGAG GTTCGTGTATTTAAATCAAAGACTGCCTGTGCTGCATTCCTTGCAAACTATGACACAAAATCATCGGCAACAATATCGCTCCAGAATGTGCAATACGATCTGCCTCCTTGGTCCATCAGCATTCTCCCTGACTGCAAGAACGCAGCTTTCAACACTGCAAGG ATTAACTCACAGAGTTCGCATACCAAAATTGCACCTATAAATGGTGGAGTATTCTCTAATTGGCAGTCATACAAGGAAGAAACTGTCTCTGTGGATGATTCAGACACACTTGAAATGGATGGGCTGTGGGAGCAGATAAATTTGACCCGAGATGCCACAGATTATCTGTGGTACCTAACTGA TGTGAATATACAACCTGATGaaggatttttaaaaaatggggAGAATCCTGTTCTTACTGTTATGTCTTCAGGCCATGCTTTGCATGTTTTCATCAATGGACAACTATCAG GAACTGCATATGGGGCACTAGAGAACCCGAAGCTGACATATAGCGGCAATGTGAAGCTGAGATCCGGGATTAACAAGATTTCTTTACTAAGCATCACT AATGTTGGCCTGCATTTTGAGACATGGAATACTGGGGTTCTGGGCCCAGTCTCATTGGGCAATCTGAATGAAGGAACAAGAGACTTGACAAAGCAAAGGTGGTCTTACAAG GTTGGTCTGAGAGGTGAAGCATTGAATCTCCACTCTCTTGGTGGAAGTTCCTCTGTTGAGTGGGTAGAAGGATCCTCGTTGGCTAAAAAGCAACCAACGACATGGTACAAG ACTACATTCAGTGCACCAGAAGGAAACGACCCATTGGCATTGGATATGAATAGCATGGGAAAAGGGCAAATATGGATAAATGGCGAAAGCATTGGACGTTACTGGCCTGGTTATATAGCTCAAGGCAATTGCAGAAGCTGTAACTATGCTGGGACTTACACTGAAAGGAAATGCCAAACTAACTGTGGAGAAGCCTCTCAGAGATG GTACCATGTTCCACTCTCGTGGTTGAAACCGAGTGGGAATCTTCTGGTTGTGTTTGAAGAATGGGGTGGTGACCCTTCTGGGATTTCTTTGGGGAGGAGGAGAACTAAATTTGTCTGTGCCGATATTTATGAAGGGCAACCGACGCTCACAAATTGGCATATGCTAGCCTCTGGAAAAGTCAATAAGCTGCAGCAAAAAGCCCATTTGTGGTGTGCACCAGGACAGAAAATCTCTAAAATTAAGTTTGCTAGCTATGGATTGCCTGGAGGAACTTGTGGAAGCTTTCGGGAGGGAAGCTGCCACGCTCGGAAGTCATATGATGCACTTGAGAGG AATTGCATCGGGAAGGAATTGTGTTCAGTTAGTGTAGCTGCAGAAGTTTTTGGCGGAGACCCATGTCCGGGTAGCATCAAGAAGCTATCGGTTGAAGCTGTCTGCAGCTGA